In the genome of Pungitius pungitius chromosome 5, fPunPun2.1, whole genome shotgun sequence, the window CTGAAGGACCCCAGTGATCACGTTACGGCGCCTTTAAACCAGACCCACTGCTTCTGCTcgtacctttcacaataaaagtcctgTAACTGTCGCCCTGAGGGGAACTCAAATGAACTCAAGCGTTTAACTggaaggacagaagctgctctgGAGCTCTGCAGGATTCTTTCATGTGGAATATATTCACCGTGTTAAAGACCTAAAGACATGAAAGGTTGTGTGGAAGGAACTACTttctctaccagagtgctggGCTCCCAGGCCGTGGCGGCTGATTTGTGGACGGGACCCAGCAGCTCCTTGCAGAGTTCTCTGAGGCGATTCtcagagcctgggggggggggaaacacacacacacacacacgtgttaaaGCTGTAGAGCGACCGTCCTCAGGGAGCGTCTTTGGGACGTACCTTCGTTGACGAGGAAGCGGGCGTAGATGAGCAGCCAGTGGCGATATTCCGCCGCCGACTGCAGCGTCAGAGCCGACGTCAGCTGATTCTCCAGGAAGGCCAGCGTCATGCTCTGCTgcaggtggtggggggtggaggagaggcgggACGCCAGCCGCCCGGCGCTGCTGGGACGAGAGGGAGACACTTGAACCGGTCTGTTAAAGACACACTATTGGTTGCGTGGGTTAATAAACAATGACGGAGGTCAATGATCCTTTTTTAGAAATCAAATAACACTTCTGATTGGACCGTGAGATGccagtagaccccccccccccctccattaatATCGCTGTCCTACTTGAGGTTGCGTCCCTGCATAACAGCCAGCGGCCCTGAGGACACAGGTGCATCATGGGTAGGCAGGCAGCTCCTGAAGTCGGCACACTGGACCATGGAGTCTCCTTTGTCTGCTACCAGAGTCctgggagagacacagagggggggggggggggggggggggttacgtccCTCAAGACCCACCCTGTCGTTCCAggtgtctccatggcaacgcgtCTCACCATGTCTCCAGCGAGGAGCTGAAGCAGTAGGACTTCCCGTTGGACAGGCCGATGACCGGGACGCCCTGCTGGGTCAGCAGAGACTGGGACACCGTGATGTCGGCACCTGTCACTCAAACGTGTGGAGATGAAGAGTGAGAGTGTTTAGGGGCAGTTGGACGGACATCGTCTTCCTCAGGCGAGACATCGCGTCTCTTCGTGATCCGCTCACCTGATAAGATGCTCAGCAGAGACTCGTTCTTCACCAGAGCTTTTTGCTTCTGGACGTCCCTGCAGAGACAAACAGCCGTTTACTACAGAGGACTTCATGAGGAGAAACGTCCAATCAAACGTCACCGACCAGACGGACAGCGTCGCTCCGGCCGTCAGCGCCATGACAAAGTGGGCGGAGCAGTGCAGGGCCGAGGTGGGCGTGGCCAGCTGGATGGCCGGGAGGAGCCGCCGCCCACAAGAAGAGAAGACCGACACCATCCTGTCCTGGCAGGCCACGGCGAAGACGTCGCTGGAAGCAAAGCGATATTCAATGATGACTGATGCAGTGTCCATCCCGTTCATGGTGAAGGTGGTGTAGGGTGGAGCTACACCAGGTCATATTTTGTACACATGGTACCTGCTCCCTGCTGCCGTGACCACTGAGCTGGGCAGCAGCGTGTTCCACTCCCGTCCGTCTCTGGAGCAGCGCAGCTGGCTGAGCTTGGACCCGGCGACCAGCGACACCTCGTTCTCCACCTCCAGGAACACCGGCGGCTCGGCGCTCACCTGCacacaaacgggggggggggggggggggtctatgttgagctttttttctccatgtgtacagattgtaaagctgGTGTTTGTCGTTGCAGTTCCCTCTCGTGACCAGTAGAGGGAGATGATGGTCTGAGTGTTACCTGCAGACTGAAGGCCTTCTTTATGCTCGGGGTGGGTAGTTTgagagcagctggggggggcggggccacccGGCTGTGCTCTCGCTCCGCTGGGGGAGTcacctgagaggaggagaagttaAAGAGTCACAGAGCAGAAAAACCTGAAGTACGTTTCTCCTCTGGTTCCACAACGCTCTGATAGACGCACAAGTCCCTCTGTATCTGACCCCCCCGTCTCTCTACCTGGGTGAAGGGCTGGGCGCTGGGGGCGGCCATCTTGTCCTTCCTGGGCcgtcccttcctcctcttctccaccaccccctcccctccctccatcagcAGCTCGGGCTTCCTCTTGCTGAAGGACAGGTTCTTGTTGATGGAGGCCATCTTGTCCTCGCTGTCGCTGCTGCTGTCCTCTTTGCTCTTCGTGTCCTTCGGGCCGGGGACGCCGTCCTTTAACCTGCTGGACCGAGGGAAGATGTTCGGCTCCTACGTCACCTCACATGCTCcatccacccccctctctcgtATCGAGTCCCTCACCTGTCCAGCGGCAGCAGGccggtgatggaggtgatggcggCGGTGACCCCGGGCGTGGCCTTTGACCTCTCTGTGAACCTGGAGTCCAGAGCCTTCATGGGCTCCATCTTGGAGGCGGAGGTGAGCAGCAGGCCGCACTTCACTCTGGGACATAAatatggaggaggagatgagaagaGCCCCACGCGTACAGCACCACAGAAGAAGTCAGACGTACCCGTCGCGGTTCTCCTCCGGGCCCTTAGCGGCGCCGGCCGGAGGCGAGGTGAGCATGGGGTCGTGGCCGGGCCTCAGCCccagggaggaggcggggcccgGGGAGGAGTCGGAGCTGAGctgagaggtgagctggttggACATGGAGGAGCCCGAGGGCAGGATGGGGGCGCTGTTGAAGAGCGCCGGGGAGAAGtcgctgcagagagagaagaagaagatgatgatgaggggACCAAAGCTGGTGTTCTTTAACTTGGGTCTGAGCCCGCCGGGCCGCCATAGTGTCTCCTGTGTCCTCCTACCCCGTGTCCAGCTGGGCGATGCAGAGCGGCGTGATCCGCCTCCTGCCATCAGGGGTCCTCGTCTCCACCTGCTTCTTCAGAAGGTTCTGCAAAGACATCTGCGTCAGCTCTGGAAACATCTGGGTCGGCTCATACCTCACTAATATCTTATTGAGGCTACATCCAAATATCTTACGATCATCATCTGTAACTTGAAT includes:
- the LOC119224826 gene encoding protein HIRA isoform X2 — translated: MKLLKPSWLSHNGKPIFSVDIHPDGTKFATGGQGEDSGKVMIWNMAPVLRDEDEKNESIPKMLCQMDNHLACVNCVRWSNNGLYLASGGDDKLVMVWKRAAFIGPSTVFGSSSKLANVEQWRCVTILRNHTGDVMDVAWSPHDVWLASCSVDNTIVIWNARKFPEMVTCLRGHTGLVKGLTWDPVGKYIASQADDHSLRVWRTVDWQMESNITKPFNECGGTTHVLRLSWSPDGQYLVSAHAMNNSGPTAQIVERDGWKTNMDFVGHRKAVTVVKFNPKIFKKKQKNGSAPKPGCPYCCCAVGSKDRSLSVWLTSLKRPLVVIHDLFDKSIMDISWTLTGLGMLVCSMDGTVAYLDFSLDELGDPLNEEEKNSIHQNIYGKSLAITSTEAQLSTTIIENPEMLKYQQERQSSAQAGPGGGAPEASAPKLNSVVNGESLEDIRKNLLKKQVETRTPDGRRRITPLCIAQLDTGDFSPALFNSAPILPSGSSMSNQLTSQLSSDSSPGPASSLGLRPGHDPMLTSPPAGAAKGPEENRDGVKCGLLLTSASKMEPMKALDSRFTERSKATPGVTAAITSITGLLPLDSRLKDGVPGPKDTKSKEDSSSDSEDKMASINKNLSFSKRKPELLMEGGEGVVEKRRKGRPRKDKMAAPSAQPFTQVTPPAEREHSRVAPPPPAALKLPTPSIKKAFSLQVSAEPPVFLEVENEVSLVAGSKLSQLRCSRDGREWNTLLPSSVVTAAGSSDVFAVACQDRMVSVFSSCGRRLLPAIQLATPTSALHCSAHFVMALTAGATLSVWDVQKQKALVKNESLLSILSGADITVSQSLLTQQGVPVIGLSNGKSYCFSSSLETWTLVADKGDSMVQCADFRSCLPTHDAPVSSGPLAVMQGRNLNAGRLASRLSSTPHHLQQSMTLAFLENQLTSALTLQSAAEYRHWLLIYARFLVNEGSENRLRELCKELLGPVHKSAATAWEPSTLGLRKRELLRDVLPVMVENLRFQRLFTEYQDQLELLRTK
- the LOC119224826 gene encoding protein HIRA isoform X1 gives rise to the protein MKLLKPSWLSHNGKPIFSVDIHPDGTKFATGGQGEDSGKVMIWNMAPVLRDEDEKNESIPKMLCQMDNHLACVNCVRWSNNGLYLASGGDDKLVMVWKRAAFIGPSTVFGSSSKLANVEQWRCVTILRNHTGDVMDVAWSPHDVWLASCSVDNTIVIWNARKFPEMVTCLRGHTGLVKGLTWDPVGKYIASQADDHSLRVWRTVDWQMESNITKPFNECGGTTHVLRLSWSPDGQYLVSAHAMNNSGPTAQIVERDGWKTNMDFVGHRKAVTVVKFNPKIFKKKQKNGSAPKPGCPYCCCAVGSKDRSLSVWLTSLKRPLVVIHDLFDKSIMDISWTLTGLGMLVCSMDGTVAYLDFSLDELGDPLNEEEKNSIHQNIYGKSLAITSTEAQLSTTIIENPEMLKYQQERQSSAQAGPGGGAPEASAPKLNSVVNGESLEDIRKNLLKKQVETRTPDGRRRITPLCIAQLDTGDFSPALFNSAPILPSGSSMSNQLTSQLSSDSSPGPASSLGLRPGHDPMLTSPPAGAAKGPEENRDGVKCGLLLTSASKMEPMKALDSRFTERSKATPGVTAAITSITGLLPLDSRLKDGVPGPKDTKSKEDSSSDSEDKMASINKNLSFSKRKPELLMEGGEGVVEKRRKGRPRKDKMAAPSAQPFTQVTPPAEREHSRVAPPPPAALKLPTPSIKKAFSLQVSAEPPVFLEVENEVSLVAGSKLSQLRCSRDGREWNTLLPSSVVTAAGSSDVFAVACQDRMVSVFSSCGRRLLPAIQLATPTSALHCSAHFVMALTAGATLSVWDVQKQKALVKNESLLSILSGADITVSQSLLTQQGVPVIGLSNGKSYCFSSSLETWTLVADKGDSMVQCADFRSCLPTHDAPVSSGPLAVMQGRNLNSAGRLASRLSSTPHHLQQSMTLAFLENQLTSALTLQSAAEYRHWLLIYARFLVNEGSENRLRELCKELLGPVHKSAATAWEPSTLGLRKRELLRDVLPVMVENLRFQRLFTEYQDQLELLRTK
- the LOC119224826 gene encoding protein HIRA isoform X3 — encoded protein: MKLLKPSWLSHNGKPIFSVDIHPDGTKFATGGQGEDSGKVMIWNMAPVLRDEDEKNESIPKMLCQMDNHLACVNCVRWSNNGLYLASGGDDKLVMVWKRAAFIGPSTVFGSSSKLANVEQWRCVTILRNHTGDVMDVAWSPHDVWLASCSVDNTIVIWNARKFPEMVTCLRGHTGLVKGLTWDPVGKYIASQADDHSLRVWRTVDWQMESNITKPFNECGGTTHVLRLSWSPDGQYLVSAHAMNNSGPTAQIVERDGWKTNMDFVGHRKAVTVVKFNPKIFKKKQKNGSAPKPGCPYCCCAVGSKDRSLSVWLTSLKRPLVVIHDLFDKSIMDISWTLTGLGMLVCSMDGTVAYLDFSLDELGDPLNEEEKNSIHQNIYGKSLAITSTEAQLSTTIIENPEMLKYQQERQSSAQAGPGGGAPEASAPKLNSVVNGESLEDIRKNLLKKQVETRTPDGRRRITPLCIAQLDTGDFSPALFNSAPILPSGSSMSNQLTSQLSSDSSPGPASSLGLRPGHDPMLTSPPAGAAKGPEENRDGVKCGLLLTSASKMEPMKALDSRFTERSKATPGVTAAITSITGLLPLDRLKDGVPGPKDTKSKEDSSSDSEDKMASINKNLSFSKRKPELLMEGGEGVVEKRRKGRPRKDKMAAPSAQPFTQVTPPAEREHSRVAPPPPAALKLPTPSIKKAFSLQVSAEPPVFLEVENEVSLVAGSKLSQLRCSRDGREWNTLLPSSVVTAAGSSDVFAVACQDRMVSVFSSCGRRLLPAIQLATPTSALHCSAHFVMALTAGATLSVWDVQKQKALVKNESLLSILSGADITVSQSLLTQQGVPVIGLSNGKSYCFSSSLETWTLVADKGDSMVQCADFRSCLPTHDAPVSSGPLAVMQGRNLNSAGRLASRLSSTPHHLQQSMTLAFLENQLTSALTLQSAAEYRHWLLIYARFLVNEGSENRLRELCKELLGPVHKSAATAWEPSTLGLRKRELLRDVLPVMVENLRFQRLFTEYQDQLELLRTK
- the LOC119224826 gene encoding protein HIRA isoform X4, which produces MKLLKPSWLSHNGKPIFSVDIHPDGTKFATGGQGEDSGKVMIWNMAPVLRDEDEKNESIPKMLCQMDNHLACVNCVRWSNNGLYLASGGDDKLVMVWKRAAFIGPSTVFGSSSKLANVEQWRCVTILRNHTGDVMDVAWSPHDVWLASCSVDNTIVIWNARKFPEMVTCLRGHTGLVKGLTWDPVGKYIASQADDHSLRVWRTVDWQMESNITKPFNECGGTTHVLRLSWSPDGQYLVSAHAMNNSGPTAQIVERDGWKTNMDFVGHRKAVTVVKFNPKIFKKKQKNGSAPKPGCPYCCCAVGSKDRSLSVWLTSLKRPLVVIHDLFDKSIMDISWTLTGLGMLVCSMDGTVAYLDFSLDELGDPLNEEEKNSIHQNIYGKSLAITSTEAQLSTTIIENPEMLKYQQERQSSAQAGPGGGAPEASAPKLNSVVNGESLEDIRKNLLKKQVETRTPDGRRRITPLCIAQLDTGDFSPALFNSAPILPSGSSMSNQLTSQLSSDSSPGPASSLGLRPGHDPMLTSPPAGAAKGPEENRDGVKCGLLLTSASKMEPMKALDSRFTERSKATPGVTAAITSITGLLPLDRLKDGVPGPKDTKSKEDSSSDSEDKMASINKNLSFSKRKPELLMEGGEGVVEKRRKGRPRKDKMAAPSAQPFTQVTPPAEREHSRVAPPPPAALKLPTPSIKKAFSLQVSAEPPVFLEVENEVSLVAGSKLSQLRCSRDGREWNTLLPSSVVTAAGSSDVFAVACQDRMVSVFSSCGRRLLPAIQLATPTSALHCSAHFVMALTAGATLSVWDVQKQKALVKNESLLSILSGADITVSQSLLTQQGVPVIGLSNGKSYCFSSSLETWTLVADKGDSMVQCADFRSCLPTHDAPVSSGPLAVMQGRNLNAGRLASRLSSTPHHLQQSMTLAFLENQLTSALTLQSAAEYRHWLLIYARFLVNEGSENRLRELCKELLGPVHKSAATAWEPSTLGLRKRELLRDVLPVMVENLRFQRLFTEYQDQLELLRTK